The sequence CAATAATACGTCTTCGCTTAAGATGCCCCGATTTTTTGATGCTCCGGAGGCTTCGCAAAGACGTTGGAACAAGAAATCGGCTGAAAATCGGGGCATGGTTTACATCCGGAAGTGCTCGAATGTTGGTTGGAGTATTAGCAAACGATCCAGAATGCGTCCACAAAAGCCTCAAATCCCCCGCAGTACCTCTTCAAACACCGTCAGCGTGTCATCGAGATCCGCCTCGGTGTGGGCCAGCGAGAGGAAGCCGGTTTCATACGGGCTCGGGGCGATGTAGATGCCCTTCTCCAGGCTGCCCCAGAAGAACTTCTTAAACAGCTCCAGGTCCTGCTTCATCACGTCGCTGACGTTCACGATCTCGCGGTCGGTGAAGAACAGGCAGAACATCGAGCCGACGCGGTTGATGCGGTGCGGGATGCCGCGCTCGGTGAAGACCTTGCGCAGTCCGGCTTCGAAATGCGCGCCGAGTTCCTCCAGCCGCGGGAAGCCGGAGGGCTTCGCCAGTTCCTTGAGCTGCGCCAGGCCCGCGGCCATCGCCAGCGGGTTCCCGGAAAGCGTGCCGGCCTGGTAGACCGGGCCGATTGGCGCGAGCATGTCCATCACCTCGGCCCGGCCGCCGAAGGCACCCACCGGCAGGCCGCCGCCGATCACCTTGCCAAAGCAGCTCAGGTCCGGCGTGAGGTTTTCGAGCCCCTGCACCCCGGCCTTGCCGAGGCGGAATCCGGTCATCACCTCGTCGAAGATCAACAGCGCGCCGTACTTCTTCGTGATCGAGCTGAGCAGATCGAGATAACCCGGTTTCGGCAGCACGAATCCGGCGTTGGCGGGATAGGACTCCACGATGATCGCCGCGATCTGGTCGCCCTGCGCGGCGAAGACCTTCTCCAGCGCCTCGGGATCATTGTAGGGCAGGACGATGGTTTTTTCCGCGAAAGCCTTCGGCACTCCGGCGGAGTCCGGTTCGCCGTGGGTGAGGGCACCCGATCCGGCCGCGACAAGAAGGGAATCGCTGTGGCCGTGGTAGCAGCCGTCGAACTTGATGATGTAATCGCGCTT comes from Luteolibacter sp. LG18 and encodes:
- the hemL gene encoding glutamate-1-semialdehyde 2,1-aminomutase codes for the protein MNSPGPLSQKLFATAKDFIPGGVNSPVRAFRNVGGEPFFVRSAKGSRIQDVDGKTYIDYIGSWGPNILGHAPAVVTNTIHEVAKSGISFGIPNPFEVEMARTITEWVPSVQKVRMTSSGTEATMSAIRVARGFTKRDYIIKFDGCYHGHSDSLLVAAGSGALTHGEPDSAGVPKAFAEKTIVLPYNDPEALEKVFAAQGDQIAAIIVESYPANAGFVLPKPGYLDLLSSITKKYGALLIFDEVMTGFRLGKAGVQGLENLTPDLSCFGKVIGGGLPVGAFGGRAEVMDMLAPIGPVYQAGTLSGNPLAMAAGLAQLKELAKPSGFPRLEELGAHFEAGLRKVFTERGIPHRINRVGSMFCLFFTDREIVNVSDVMKQDLELFKKFFWGSLEKGIYIAPSPYETGFLSLAHTEADLDDTLTVFEEVLRGI